A stretch of DNA from Clostridium sp. JN-9:
AATTAAGGAAGAAATTAAACTTGCTGTATTTACATTCCTTACAAAAATAACAAAAAAGTCTATGCCATGGGGAACGCTTGTAGGTATAAGACCAAGTAAAATAGCATTAAATCTTATAAGTTCAGGAAAAAGTGACAGGGAGATAATAGATTATTTTTATTCTAACTATAAAACAGCAGAAAATAAAGCAAAACTTTGTATTGATGTAGCTAAAGTTGAAAGGGAAAAGGTAACCTTAGATAATAAGCTTATAAGTATATATATTGGTATGCCATTTTGTCCAACCAGATGTTTATACTGTTCCTTTGCATCCAACTCAATAGCCTCATGCAGCAGATTAGTACCAGAATATCTGGAAGCTTTAATGCTTGAAATAGATAAAGTATCACATTATATTTCTGAAAAAGGACTTAAAATACAATGTGTTTATTTTGGAGGTGGAACACCTACATCAGTTTCGGATCAGCAGTTTAAAATTATTATGAATCACATTTATAACAGCTTCATAAAAGATAACAATGTTTTGGAATTTACTGTTGAATGCGGGAGACCTGACAGTATAACTGAAGATAAGCTTATTACCATGAAAAAGTATAATGTGCACAGAATAAGCATTAACCCTCAAAGCATGAATGATAAAACTTTAAAACTTATTGGCAGGAATCATACTGCAGGAGACACAATTGATAAATTTAATCTGGCAAGAAAACTTGGATTTGATAATATAAATATGGATATAATCGTAGGACTGCCTGGTGAAGGTATAGATGAAATAGA
This window harbors:
- a CDS encoding coproporphyrinogen III oxidase; its protein translation is MKITIKLNEDKYRYDIFQMFNIFYGFKHIEFSHEDFDFSIDISNEMVKCKFGSMEEDYKINNQNKIKEEIKLAVFTFLTKITKKSMPWGTLVGIRPSKIALNLISSGKSDREIIDYFYSNYKTAENKAKLCIDVAKVEREKVTLDNKLISIYIGMPFCPTRCLYCSFASNSIASCSRLVPEYLEALMLEIDKVSHYISEKGLKIQCVYFGGGTPTSVSDQQFKIIMNHIYNSFIKDNNVLEFTVECGRPDSITEDKLITMKKYNVHRISINPQSMNDKTLKLIGRNHTAGDTIDKFNLARKLGFDNINMDIIVGLPGEGIDEIERTCSSVYELNPDNITIHGLSIKRASRLYEEIINKKNYSIAEHEDLIKMYNRTTLLARDLKMKPYYMYRQKNMVGNMENIGYCKEGKEGIYNIQMIEDKQTIIACGADAVTKAVYSSSGKIERTTNVKDLREYIKRVEEMINKKIELLNNIY